In Microvirga sp. 17 mud 1-3, the genomic window GACCGACGTGAAGCCGGCCACCAGGGCGTTCTCGATCATATAGCCGGACAGGCGGGTGTCCTTGCCGATGATGACCCGGTGCCGGTAATCGCCCCGCTGAAACATGAGGCCGGCCGCCTGGCCGACCTTGAGAGCCAGGTCCGGCGTGATGACCCCGTTAGCACGCCCGCGGATTCCGTCGGTTCCAAAGTATTTGCGCACGTGCTGGTTCTCCGCCTTCTGTAGCGCCGATATGCGCCTTGGTCTTCTCAAAGCAACCTCCCTGAATCGGGTCAAGACTTTCGCGCAGAACCGGCCATCACAAGTGATGAGCGATTGTTACAGTGACGAAGCTCCGCCCCGGTTTGAATTCGGAACTTCGAAGTAGACAGAAAGAAGGTCTTTTGCCGGAAGAGACCCTTCCGGCTACCCCATGGGCCGACTTGACTCTACCTTGGTACATAGGTACCAACGATTATGATCATCGAACGAATCCAGACCGGCGTGCGCCTCGAGAAGAGGCTGGTAAAAGTGCTCAAGGCCCTCGCCGAGCACCAGGACATGAGCCTCGGAGACCTGATCGAGGGGATTGTCCTGCACGCCTTCGAGGGGAAGCAGCCATTCTCCCCTGAAACGCTCCAAACCATTGCGGACCTGCGACGCATCTACGGCCTCACGCTTCAGGCGTCGGACAGTCACAGGCTCAGCGAGGAAAAGCCGTGATGCATCTCGAACGCCGCCATAGCATTGTGCTTCCCGCGCCCGTCGCGGAGATTTTCCCGCTCTTCACCCCGAGTGGCGAGACCCTCTGGGTGAAAGGCTGGGAGCCCGAGTTCCTGCATCCGACGAATGGCGACACGCAGGACGGCATGGTCTTCCGGACCGAGCACGGGGGCGAGACGACCCTCTGGGCCTGTTGCTTATGGGAGCCCGAGGCTTACCGGGTCCGGTACGTCCGGGTCACGCCAAACTCGCGCTTCGGCTTCGTCGAGGTCCGGTGCCGCGAGATCGCTGCCGGGCGAACGGAGGCGACCGTCAGCTACGCCTTCACGGCCCTGAGCGGGGACGGCGAGTCCTATCTTGCCGACCTCGACGAGGAGGCTTTCCGGCGCATGATCGAGGACTGGCGGGTTTCCATCGGCGAATGGCTTGCGAAGGCCGCATGAAAAAAGCCGGCTGGTGTTCCAGCCGGCTTCGGATCGTAATGTGAGGCCGGATCAGGCCTGGGGCTGGGGCTCCATGCCGCCGCCGCTCTCCTTGGGCCGGCCGCGGCCAGCGGTCGGGACGGCGGATCCCCGGCTCGACGACAGATTATCGCCGGTGTCGCGGATCGGAGGCTGGCCGTCGAGGAGGTTGTGGATCTCGTCGCCGGTCAGGGTCTCGTATTCCAAGAGGCCCTTAGCCAGGGTCTCGAGATCGTGGGCCTTCTCGGTCAGGATGCGGCGGGCATCCTCCAGGCCGGCCTCGACCAGGCGGCGCACCTCGGAGTCGATCTTCTGGGCGGTGGCTTCGGACACGTTCTGCTGACGGCCCATCTGCATGCCGAGGAAGACCTCGTCCTGGTTCTCGCCATAGGCGACGGTGCCGAGCTCGGGCGAGAAGCCCCACTTGGTCACCATCATCCGGGCGAGGCGCGTGGCCTGCTCGATGTCGGACTGGGCGCCCGAGGTCACCTTCTCCTTGCCGAAGATCATCTCCTCGGCGATGCGGCCGCCCATCATGATGGCGAGGCGCGAGGTCATCTGCTCGAAGCTCATGGAGAGCTTGTCGCGCTCAGGCAGCTGCATGACCATGCCCAGCGCCCGGCCACGGGGGATGATGGTGGCCTTGTGGACCGGGTCGGTCGCCGGGACGTTGAGGGCGACGATGGCGTGGCCGGCCTCGTGATAGGCCGTCAGGCGCTTCTCGTCGTCGGTCATGACCAGGGTGCGCCGCTCGGCGCCCATCATGACCTTGTCCTTCGCGTCCTCGAACTCGTGCATGGTGACGATGCGCTTGCCGCGCCTTGCCGCCAGGAGGGCCGCCTCGTTCACAAGGTTCATCAGGTCGGCGCCCGAGAAGCCGGGGGTGCCGCGGGCGATGACCTTCAGGTCCACGTCGGGAGCGAGCGGGACCTTGCGCACATGGACGCGCAGGATCTTCTCGCGGCCGGTGACGTCCGGGTTCGGGACAACGATCTGCCGGTCGAAGCGGCCGGGACGCAGGAGCGCCGGGTCAAGCACGTCGGGGCGGTTCGTCGCCGCGATGATGATGATGCCCTCGTTGGCCTCGAAGCCGTCCATCTCCACCAGGAGCTGGTTGAGGGTCTGCTCACGCTCATCGTTGCCGCCGCCGAGGCCGGCGCCGCGATGGCGGCCGACCGCGTCGATCTCGTCGATGAAGATGATGCAGGGGGCGTTCTTCTTGGCCTGGTCGAACATGTCGCGTACGCGGGAAGCACCCACGCCCACGAACATCTCGACGAAGTCGGAGCCCGAGATGGTGAAGAACGGCACGTTGGCCTCGCCCGCAACGGCCCGGGCCGTCAGGGTCTTACCCGTGCCGGGAGGGCCGACGAGCAGCACACCGCGCGGGATGCGGCCGCCGAGGCGCTGGAACTTCTGCGGATCGCGGAGGAATTCCACGATCTCCTGCAGGTCTTCCTTGGCCTCATCGACGCCCGCGACATCGTCGAAGGTCACGCGGCCATGCGCCTCGGTCAGAAGCTTGGCCTTGGACTTGCCGAAGCCCATGGCCCGGCCCGCGCCGTTCTGCATCTGCCGCGACAGGAACACCCACGCGCCGATGAACAGCGCGATCGGCAGGATGTTCATGAGGACGGCGATGAACCAGGGGGTGGAGTCGGATTGCGGACGGGCCGTGATCTGCACGCCCTTCTGCTGCAGCTTCGTCACCAGGCTCGGATCATTCGGCGCATAGGTCGTGAAGGTACGGCCATCCGTATAGGTGCCGCTGATCTCCGGACCGGAGATGACCACGTTCGAAATGCGCCCAGCATCGGCATCGCTGAGAAGCTGGCTATAGGCAATGTCGCCGCTGCCGCCACGATGGCCCGGGCTCTGGAACAGGGTCACGAGCGCGAGCACCAGCAGGAAGATGACGACCCACAAGGCGAAATTGCGGAAATTTGAATTCATCGGATCAGTTTCTGCCCCAGAGGGAGACGAACGCGGGGCATGCCCCGCGCGGCTAAACTCAATGTAGGCGTGGAGCCTCCCCTTGCCAAGGGAATGCGGCGCCCATGCGGCATCTCATGCGGTCTTTGATGAACGGATAGCCCTCAAACCGGCGCCCTTCCCCGCCGACGAGGCGGTTCCGGCGCCAGGGTGAGGCCCCCGCGGGCATCGAGCCGGACCAGCGCCCCTGACACGGTGGCCCGAAAGGCTTCCCCCTTCGCCAGGGCATCCCGGAGCCGACCGACGCAGGCCTCGATACGTTGGAGACGGCCGGTTTCCGGCCGGATTCCCGCCCTGTCGAGGGCCTGGACGAAGGCCCGGAGCGCGATCTCGAAGGGCTCCTCGGCCAGGGGGGCGGCATCGAGCCGCAAGCCACCCTCCCCGGCCACGGGCCGAGCCCGGCCCAGGGCCTCGGCGGCCTTGGCATCAAGCGCCTCCTCGGCCTGCCGGGCCCTGCGCGCGAGGCCGGCCAGGCGCTCGGCCGTCAGGCCCTCCGCAGCGAGGGCCGGCATGAGGCGCCGCCAGCGCACCCGCGCGAAGCGCTCGTCCAGGTTCGAGGGGTCCTCCACGAAGGGCCACCTTTCCCGGCCGCACAGGGCGAGGAGCATGCTCTTCGGGCAATCAAGGAGCGGCCGGACATGGCGCAGGCCGTCCCGGTCGCGCTCGGGCCGCATCCCGCCGAGGCCCGCGAGCCCCGACCCCCGCGACAGGCGCATGAGCAGGGTCTCGGCCTGGTCGTCCAGCGTGTGAGCGGTGACGAGGTGGGTGGCGCCCTCCTCCCGGGCGCAGCCGATCAGAAGCCGGTAGCGCGCCTCGCGGGCCGCCTCCTGAAGACCCGTCCCGGGCTTGGGGCCAGTCCAGACGAGGGTCCGGTGGGGAAAGCCGAGGCGGGAGGCCTCCGCGGCCACGAAAGCGGCCTCCCGGGCAGCTTCGGGGCGCAGGCCGTGATCCACGGTGGCGACGATCACGGGCGGCCGGGCAGCGGATCCGCGCCACAGGGCCAGGAGATGCATGAGAGCCATGGAATCCGGCCCGCCTGACACGGCTGCGACGATTCCACGGGCGGAGGATAGGGAAAAAAAGAGAGCCTCCAGCCATTCGGCGGAGGCAGGATCAATGGGTGCGGAGGAGCGGGTCACGCGAAAGGCGGGAGCGGCACGCAGGCCATCCTCAACCGCACGCTCAGCTGCACTTGGACCGGCGCTGCTCGCGCTCGGAGGCCTGGCGCACATTCGGGGAAGCCTGGGGATACTTGCGGTCGAGTTCGCCGAAGACCGCGCAGGCCCGGTCGCGGGCGCCGAGGCCGTTGAGGGAAATGCCAAGCTTCAGGAGCGCATCGGGCGCACGGGCCGCGCTGGGGTGCTCCGTGGACACGTTCAGGAACTGCTCCGCCGCCTCCCGGTAGCGGTTGCGCTGGAGATAGGTCTCGCCGAGCCAGTAGGCGGCTTCGGGCACCAGCTTGTCGCGGGGGTTGGACTGCAGGAACCGGCGGAAGCCCATCTCGGCCTCCTCGTACTGGCGCTGCGCGAAATAGCCGTAGGCGGTCTCGAAATCGGACCGCGGATCGCCGACGCTGGTGGCCGCGACGCTCGGACCGCGGGAGGCCGGAGCGGCCGGGATCGCCCCTGTTGGGATCGCGACCGTGCGGCCGGCGGGATTGATGTCGAGGGGCGCCGCATCCATGGCCATGTCGTCCTCCTGGATCAGCTCCCCGATTCCGGACACCTGCCCGGGCATCTGGCCCCCGGGAAGGGGAGCGGGCTGGCCCATCTCCGCCGTGAGAGGGGCCGACGGAGGGGTCGCTCCCAGGGGAAGCGGAGCCCCGGGGGCGCTGGGCGCCTCCGAGGGGTTGAAGACGTCGCTGCGTCGCTGGGGCTGCGGGGCCGGACGGGCCGGCGCGCTGCCACCGGGCGAGGCCTTGCCGCCCCGGCCCTCCTGGAATCGGTAATCCACGTCTTCCTGGAACTTGCGGAGCTGCTCCTTGAGAACCTGGTTCTCGTGCTGGAGCTGCTCCATCTGCCCGGACATCTGCCGGAACTGGTTCTCGAGCCGGTTGAGACGGACGATAGCCTCGGCGGCGTCCTGCGCGGCGGCAGGCCCGGCGAGGGCTGTCAGGAAGGCGAAGAAGACGATCAGTCGGCGCAGCATTCTGGAAAACCGTTGAGGTCGCAGCAAAGGTGCCGATAACACAAATGCGCCGCCACGGCGAGATTGTGGCGGCGCAGCGCGGCCCTTCGCGAATCGGAAGGGAAAAGTCACGTTTTGATCCTTACGCTCCGGCACCTGCGCTCAGCACCGTGACGGCGCGGCGGTTCTGCGACCAGCAGGAGATGTCGTTGCAGACCGCAACCGGGCGCTCCTTACCGTAGGACACGGTGCGCAGGCGCGAGGCGTTGATGCCGCGGGACACCAGATAATCACGCACGTTCTGGGCGCGGCGGGCGCTGAGCGAGAAGTTGTATTCGCGGGTACCGCGCTCGTCCGCATGGCCCTCGATGATGAAGGTGTAGTTCGGATAGCGGTTGAGCCACTGGGCCTGCTTGTCGAGGGTCGCGGTGGCGGTCGGGGTCAGGTCGGTCTGGTCGGTCTCGAAGAACACCCGGTCGCCCACATTGACGACGAAATCCTGGGCGCTGCCCGGCGTGGCTGCTCCGCCGGCCCCGAAGCCGCCGGCCCCGTCGGCCATTCCATCTTTGTTGGACGAACACGCCGCCGCCCCGAGGGCGAGGACGATGGCAGCGGCGAACTTGACGGCGCGCAACGTCATCATTGGCAATACTCCTTACACAAACGTCTGCCGAACGTTGTGTGATCTATATCGGGCGATGGTTAAGGGACGGTTTTGTCGGTCGGGACGGGCGAAGCTGGATTAAGGTGAATCGCACCCGGGCCGGGAAACCTGGGCTTAGGGTTAATTAGGAGTAAATGCGGCAAAGAGGTGGCATCGGAGGGCCGGTGACGCACGGCTTGGCTTTTTGATCGCACGGGCAAGCCGAATGGCCGGTTCATGCGTTATACAGTCATGAGTTCGTCCATCACGCCCTTCCCTCCCCTAAGACATCCCGAGCCGACGCCTCCGGGTCCCCTGGACTACCGGCTGGAACGCGCCTTTGCGCGCATTGCCGACAGCGACCTGCGTAAGGGCAATGCCGTCGCGCTCCTGAAGGATGCCGGCGAGAATTATCCGGCCTGGCTCGAGGCGATCCGCGGCGCCCGCCAGGTCATTCACTTCGAGAACTTCATCATTGCGGACGACACCACCGGCCGCACCTTCGCCGAGGCCCTGATGGAGCGGGCCCAGGCCGGCGTGACGGTGCGAGTGCTCTACGACTGGCTCGGCTCGTCCTGGCGGGCCCTGCCGGGCTTCTGGAACCGGCTGCGGCGGGCCGGCGTGGAGGTGCGGGTGTTCAATCCTCCGCGTTTGACGAATCCCTTCTGGATCCGCCGCAATCACCGCAAGGTCATCACGGTGGACGGCCGCAAGGGCTTCGTGGCGGGCCTGTGCGTCTCGAATGCCTGGGAGGGCTCGGACGGGGCC contains:
- the ftsH gene encoding ATP-dependent zinc metalloprotease FtsH; the protein is MNSNFRNFALWVVIFLLVLALVTLFQSPGHRGGSGDIAYSQLLSDADAGRISNVVISGPEISGTYTDGRTFTTYAPNDPSLVTKLQQKGVQITARPQSDSTPWFIAVLMNILPIALFIGAWVFLSRQMQNGAGRAMGFGKSKAKLLTEAHGRVTFDDVAGVDEAKEDLQEIVEFLRDPQKFQRLGGRIPRGVLLVGPPGTGKTLTARAVAGEANVPFFTISGSDFVEMFVGVGASRVRDMFDQAKKNAPCIIFIDEIDAVGRHRGAGLGGGNDEREQTLNQLLVEMDGFEANEGIIIIAATNRPDVLDPALLRPGRFDRQIVVPNPDVTGREKILRVHVRKVPLAPDVDLKVIARGTPGFSGADLMNLVNEAALLAARRGKRIVTMHEFEDAKDKVMMGAERRTLVMTDDEKRLTAYHEAGHAIVALNVPATDPVHKATIIPRGRALGMVMQLPERDKLSMSFEQMTSRLAIMMGGRIAEEMIFGKEKVTSGAQSDIEQATRLARMMVTKWGFSPELGTVAYGENQDEVFLGMQMGRQQNVSEATAQKIDSEVRRLVEAGLEDARRILTEKAHDLETLAKGLLEYETLTGDEIHNLLDGQPPIRDTGDNLSSSRGSAVPTAGRGRPKESGGGMEPQPQA
- the tilS gene encoding tRNA lysidine(34) synthetase TilS yields the protein MTRSSAPIDPASAEWLEALFFSLSSARGIVAAVSGGPDSMALMHLLALWRGSAARPPVIVATVDHGLRPEAAREAAFVAAEASRLGFPHRTLVWTGPKPGTGLQEAAREARYRLLIGCAREEGATHLVTAHTLDDQAETLLMRLSRGSGLAGLGGMRPERDRDGLRHVRPLLDCPKSMLLALCGRERWPFVEDPSNLDERFARVRWRRLMPALAAEGLTAERLAGLARRARQAEEALDAKAAEALGRARPVAGEGGLRLDAAPLAEEPFEIALRAFVQALDRAGIRPETGRLQRIEACVGRLRDALAKGEAFRATVSGALVRLDARGGLTLAPEPPRRRGRAPV
- the ybgF gene encoding tol-pal system protein YbgF, coding for MLRRLIVFFAFLTALAGPAAAQDAAEAIVRLNRLENQFRQMSGQMEQLQHENQVLKEQLRKFQEDVDYRFQEGRGGKASPGGSAPARPAPQPQRRSDVFNPSEAPSAPGAPLPLGATPPSAPLTAEMGQPAPLPGGQMPGQVSGIGELIQEDDMAMDAAPLDINPAGRTVAIPTGAIPAAPASRGPSVAATSVGDPRSDFETAYGYFAQRQYEEAEMGFRRFLQSNPRDKLVPEAAYWLGETYLQRNRYREAAEQFLNVSTEHPSAARAPDALLKLGISLNGLGARDRACAVFGELDRKYPQASPNVRQASEREQRRSKCS
- the pal gene encoding peptidoglycan-associated lipoprotein Pal produces the protein MMTLRAVKFAAAIVLALGAAACSSNKDGMADGAGGFGAGGAATPGSAQDFVVNVGDRVFFETDQTDLTPTATATLDKQAQWLNRYPNYTFIIEGHADERGTREYNFSLSARRAQNVRDYLVSRGINASRLRTVSYGKERPVAVCNDISCWSQNRRAVTVLSAGAGA